The Williamsia sp. DF01-3 genome has a window encoding:
- a CDS encoding DUF998 domain-containing protein: MSAAAAPVLLIGSSVIAAMIITEKYDATKQTLSDLATISGGGWVMVVGIALSGACQIVTSAGLTGIRTRARIALAGAGACGIAVALSPVDVAPTFHLLAAGGSAVLFCLWPLLAISRAPSAALTIRPAVATTASIILCAVLGWTVLETGGGDRLGLAERINFTAEMLWPLVVAIDLRRRGTQVQAAH, translated from the coding sequence GTGAGCGCTGCCGCTGCTCCCGTCCTGCTGATCGGCTCCTCGGTGATCGCCGCGATGATCATCACCGAGAAGTACGACGCCACGAAACAGACGCTCAGCGACCTGGCCACGATCTCCGGCGGCGGCTGGGTGATGGTTGTCGGGATCGCCCTGAGCGGGGCCTGCCAGATCGTTACGAGCGCTGGTCTGACCGGAATCAGGACACGGGCGCGGATCGCGTTGGCGGGGGCAGGCGCGTGTGGGATCGCCGTGGCGTTGTCACCGGTGGACGTCGCACCCACGTTCCATCTCCTCGCGGCCGGAGGTTCAGCGGTCCTGTTCTGCCTGTGGCCCCTGCTGGCGATCTCTCGCGCGCCGTCTGCCGCCCTGACCATTCGACCGGCCGTGGCGACAACGGCCTCGATCATCCTGTGCGCAGTGCTGGGGTGGACGGTTCTGGAGACCGGCGGAGGCGACCGGCTGGGGCTCGCCGAGAGGATCAACTTCACCGCGGAGATGCTGTGGCCGCTGGTGGTGGCCATCGATCTGCGGCGCCGGGGAACGCAGGTTCAAGCCGCGCACTGA
- a CDS encoding TetR/AcrR family transcriptional regulator: protein MERQGTRERMLIGAVEVMRERGAAGVTVDAVLERSGSPRGSVYYHFPQGRQQIVAEALDYAGTTINGVIESAVKRGSIAAIDTFVRWWTDLLETSDFAAGCPVAGAAVGAGPADAELGEAAARWFNAWMLGLERVIVNEGVSRARAKRLATLTLSALEGAVMLSKSTKSTTPLKHTATELKALLKTLT, encoded by the coding sequence GTGGAGCGTCAGGGCACGCGTGAACGGATGCTGATCGGCGCCGTCGAGGTGATGCGCGAGCGCGGAGCCGCCGGTGTCACCGTGGATGCGGTGCTCGAACGCAGCGGATCGCCGCGTGGCTCGGTGTACTACCACTTCCCGCAAGGGCGTCAGCAGATCGTCGCCGAAGCGCTGGACTATGCCGGCACCACCATCAACGGCGTCATCGAATCGGCTGTGAAGCGCGGCTCGATCGCTGCCATCGACACCTTCGTTCGCTGGTGGACCGATTTGCTCGAGACCAGTGACTTCGCTGCGGGGTGCCCGGTCGCTGGGGCCGCGGTGGGCGCGGGGCCGGCCGACGCCGAATTGGGGGAGGCGGCGGCGCGCTGGTTCAATGCGTGGATGCTCGGGCTCGAGCGGGTGATCGTCAACGAAGGTGTGTCACGAGCCCGCGCCAAACGTCTCGCCACACTGACACTGTCCGCGCTCGAAGGCGCGGTGATGCTGAGCAAGTCGACCAAATCGACAACTCCCCTCAAGCACACGGCGACCGAGTTGAAAGCCCTGTTGAAAACGCTCACCTGA
- a CDS encoding RND family transporter, with product MSHGPNAFFRNTGAFCARHRWWVIGFWVALVVGLNLAVPQIEQTVSEKSAAFLPEHMPSVDALRDMSTDFGAPASTAVGSVVLADDGGITTADDDYYRRLVEVLSGDHENVAYVLDMYGNPATRAAAVSPDGKAVNVMVVAEGDVGSTRAHHSTAAIRSAIDSIPKPDGLSVYYTGASPTLADLFSSIDLSLLIITGVSVLLITLMLLIAYRSLITALIPLATIGFGLGAVRPIVSFLGANELMSISNFSIAIMTALVLGAGTDYAIFQIAGYHDARRAGEDPDTAVATASARVSPILVASALTIAAAAGAMIFAEVGMFKTAGPPTAIGVLLAMAISVTLTPALMSVAGRRGHIEPKASTERRWRRRGATIIRHSGPLVAVSMVVLVALAAMVPLLRVSYDEESVQLYANDSTRGYDKVLEHYGVNEILPEYLIIRADHDMRNTNDLAALELVAMSVSKLPDIAYVRSITRPDGSPIPEASTGYQVGQVGSRLDDAHRQMVEATPELQRLASGVTALRDGADSALEQLPLLVDGTNQVVGLAGGVLDAVDTASRIVAIASDGRLSLPQGVTELATLADTLSLLVTAVSTSNEQTLAATEQLDDVFGPMLMTVPDAGCQADPTCLAARSAFSLFDKATGGKASRTLQQAVNLSGVPGEVIDKAQALLPEIETGLSQVKILLDGLGGKTPEQLRSELGALTAGVTELSTGMTQLAEGLRQVKAGTDKTVSLTGQLTAGLGEAGDYLQTMARDTTSGPGAGFYLPAQGLEDPRFVAGTKLLLSPNGKTARMLVVRSINPYGHEAIRTVHDIADTARTATTGTVLDGAEVSSTGLTSLSADMNDQVNRDFALYAVVAILAVFLILVVLLRSILAPLLLVLTVLLSFAATVGLSILFWQYGLGIDLDWSVVPLAFMALVAVGADYSMLFASRIREESQTGMIGGIIRGFGSTGGVITTAGVVFAVTMFALMSATVINLLQFGFTVGVGLILDVVVVRSVLVPAAMAAIGNRIWWPAKV from the coding sequence ATGTCACACGGTCCCAACGCCTTCTTCCGGAACACCGGCGCGTTCTGCGCACGCCATAGGTGGTGGGTGATCGGCTTCTGGGTTGCGTTGGTGGTCGGGCTGAACCTGGCAGTCCCTCAGATAGAGCAGACCGTGTCGGAGAAGTCGGCCGCGTTCCTTCCCGAACACATGCCGTCCGTCGATGCGCTGCGCGACATGTCGACGGATTTCGGCGCTCCCGCGTCGACTGCTGTGGGCAGTGTGGTTCTTGCTGATGACGGCGGGATCACCACGGCAGATGATGACTACTACCGCCGCCTCGTAGAGGTTCTGTCCGGTGATCACGAAAACGTCGCCTACGTCCTCGACATGTACGGAAATCCCGCCACCCGCGCCGCCGCAGTCAGTCCGGACGGCAAGGCCGTCAACGTCATGGTGGTCGCGGAAGGCGACGTCGGCAGCACGCGTGCGCACCACAGCACGGCCGCGATCCGTTCGGCGATCGACTCCATTCCCAAGCCAGACGGTCTGTCGGTGTACTACACAGGCGCCTCGCCCACCCTTGCCGATCTCTTCTCTTCGATCGATCTGTCGCTGCTCATCATCACGGGAGTGTCGGTACTGCTGATCACGTTGATGCTGCTGATCGCCTACCGCTCGCTCATCACAGCCCTGATTCCGTTGGCGACCATCGGTTTCGGACTCGGCGCCGTGCGGCCCATCGTGTCGTTCCTCGGCGCGAATGAACTGATGTCGATCTCGAACTTCTCGATCGCCATCATGACGGCGCTGGTGCTGGGTGCCGGAACCGACTACGCGATCTTCCAGATCGCGGGCTACCACGACGCCAGGCGTGCGGGTGAAGACCCGGACACTGCTGTTGCGACGGCCAGTGCGCGGGTCTCCCCGATTCTGGTTGCCTCGGCCCTGACGATCGCTGCTGCTGCGGGTGCCATGATCTTCGCCGAGGTCGGGATGTTCAAGACGGCAGGCCCGCCCACCGCGATCGGGGTTCTGCTGGCGATGGCGATCTCGGTGACGCTCACACCCGCGCTGATGTCCGTGGCCGGGCGTCGCGGTCACATCGAGCCCAAGGCATCAACCGAACGTCGCTGGCGACGACGTGGTGCAACGATCATTCGACACTCGGGCCCGCTGGTTGCGGTGTCGATGGTGGTTCTCGTCGCGTTGGCAGCAATGGTTCCCCTGCTGCGCGTCAGTTACGACGAAGAGTCGGTTCAGCTCTACGCCAACGACTCCACGCGCGGCTACGACAAAGTGCTCGAACACTATGGCGTCAACGAGATCCTGCCCGAGTACCTGATCATCCGTGCCGATCACGACATGCGTAACACCAACGATCTGGCGGCGCTTGAACTCGTGGCGATGTCGGTGTCGAAGTTGCCCGACATCGCTTATGTCCGGTCGATCACTCGACCCGATGGCTCACCGATTCCCGAAGCATCCACCGGATATCAGGTGGGCCAGGTCGGCAGTCGGCTCGACGATGCCCATCGGCAAATGGTCGAGGCCACACCGGAGTTGCAACGACTGGCATCCGGGGTGACAGCACTTCGCGACGGTGCCGACTCCGCGCTGGAACAGTTGCCACTCTTGGTCGACGGGACCAATCAAGTTGTGGGACTGGCCGGTGGTGTGCTCGACGCAGTGGACACCGCATCGCGAATAGTGGCGATCGCCTCTGATGGCCGCCTCTCCCTTCCCCAGGGAGTCACTGAACTCGCAACCCTCGCCGACACGCTGAGTCTCTTGGTCACAGCGGTTTCCACGAGCAATGAGCAAACGCTGGCTGCCACCGAACAGCTCGACGACGTGTTCGGTCCGATGCTCATGACCGTGCCTGACGCAGGGTGCCAGGCTGACCCCACATGCCTGGCGGCGCGGTCGGCGTTCAGCCTGTTCGACAAGGCCACGGGCGGGAAAGCCTCTCGAACGTTGCAACAAGCCGTGAACTTGTCGGGTGTGCCGGGCGAGGTCATCGACAAGGCACAGGCATTGCTGCCTGAAATCGAGACCGGGCTGAGTCAGGTCAAGATCCTTCTCGATGGGCTCGGGGGTAAAACGCCGGAGCAGCTGCGTTCTGAGCTGGGTGCCCTGACTGCGGGGGTCACTGAACTCTCGACGGGGATGACACAGCTGGCCGAAGGGCTTCGCCAGGTCAAGGCCGGCACCGACAAAACCGTGTCGCTCACCGGGCAACTCACCGCCGGGCTCGGCGAAGCCGGCGACTACTTGCAGACGATGGCTCGAGACACGACGTCGGGTCCGGGGGCGGGTTTCTACCTTCCCGCACAGGGTCTCGAAGATCCGCGTTTTGTGGCAGGCACAAAACTCTTGCTGTCACCCAATGGCAAGACCGCGCGGATGCTCGTGGTGCGCAGCATCAACCCGTACGGCCACGAAGCGATCCGCACGGTGCACGACATCGCCGACACTGCCCGGACCGCAACCACCGGAACGGTTCTCGACGGTGCGGAGGTGAGCTCGACCGGCCTGACATCGTTGTCCGCCGACATGAATGATCAGGTCAACAGAGACTTCGCACTGTATGCCGTGGTCGCGATCTTGGCGGTGTTCCTGATCCTCGTCGTGTTGCTCCGCAGCATTCTCGCGCCACTGCTCCTGGTTTTGACCGTGCTGCTGTCGTTTGCGGCGACCGTTGGGTTGTCGATCCTCTTCTGGCAGTACGGACTGGGTATCGACCTCGATTGGTCGGTCGTACCGTTGGCGTTCATGGCTCTTGTGGCCGTCGGCGCGGACTACAGCATGCTGTTTGCATCCAGGATTCGTGAGGAATCCCAGACCGGGATGATCGGCGGAATCATCCGAGGCTTCGGGTCGACCGGTGGTGTGATCACCACGGCCGGCGTCGTTTTCGCCGTCACGATGTTTGCCCTCATGAGTGCAACCGTGATCAATCTTCTCCAATTCGGTTTCACCGTGGGCGTCGGACTCATCCTCGACGTGGTGGTGGTTCGGTCGGTCCTGGTTCCGGCCGCGATGGCCGCGATCGGCAACCGCATCTGGTGGCCTGCGAAGGTATGA
- a CDS encoding FAD-dependent oxidoreductase, producing the protein MFVITQTCCSDAACVSVCPVNCIHPTPEERGFGSSDILHIDPEACIDCGACADACPVDAIYPADKLGTRDKVFIDINASYYRDNTDVTSGWTPITYPVIPKLPAGQRIAVVGTGPSGGYALRSLLDRTTADITVIDKLPTPGGLVRAGVAPDHPGTKKVLRGFDILYRDPRVTLVTNVEVGEDTAAGQVSPAELADHFDAVFYAVGASDSRQLGIPGEDLNGSTSATDLVAWYNAAPAIDDAEVLRHNNTGRVVVVGTGNVALDVARILVSPPELLATTDIADRALEVLRRQNVREVVLLGRRDQAGAAYSAAEYRALNSIPGVDVVVENDPGVISDDSGVADPTARRIVFRFHSAPEEILGDSWVSGVRVRTGATSHVIAADLVVRSIGYRSTPIAGLPFDQQRGVFPNDDGRLLDTNGDVIPGSYVLGWAKRGPTGGIGANKVCAEATVDEFLIDAEKGLLSGRSHGQKHFEALLRQREAPVIGYRGVRAIDRAERRRGEELNRPRVKFTSVPDMVKAAGRRKR; encoded by the coding sequence ATGTTCGTCATCACCCAGACCTGCTGCAGCGACGCAGCATGCGTGTCCGTGTGTCCGGTCAACTGCATCCACCCGACCCCGGAAGAACGCGGGTTCGGCAGCTCCGACATCCTGCACATCGATCCAGAAGCCTGCATCGATTGTGGCGCCTGCGCCGACGCCTGCCCCGTGGACGCGATCTACCCCGCCGACAAGCTGGGTACCCGCGACAAGGTGTTCATCGACATCAACGCCTCGTACTACCGCGACAACACCGACGTGACCTCCGGGTGGACTCCGATCACCTACCCCGTCATCCCGAAACTGCCTGCAGGCCAGCGTATTGCGGTGGTCGGGACCGGCCCCTCCGGCGGCTACGCGTTGCGCAGCCTCCTGGACCGCACCACCGCTGACATCACGGTGATCGACAAATTGCCCACGCCCGGCGGCCTGGTGCGCGCCGGCGTGGCACCTGACCACCCCGGTACCAAGAAGGTGCTGCGAGGGTTCGACATCCTGTACCGCGACCCGCGGGTCACCCTGGTCACCAACGTGGAGGTCGGGGAAGACACTGCCGCCGGCCAGGTTTCACCCGCCGAACTGGCCGATCATTTCGACGCCGTCTTCTATGCGGTGGGAGCCAGCGACTCCCGGCAGCTCGGCATCCCCGGCGAAGACCTGAACGGCTCGACCTCGGCCACCGATCTGGTTGCCTGGTACAACGCCGCACCGGCAATCGACGACGCTGAGGTGTTGCGCCACAACAACACCGGACGCGTTGTGGTTGTCGGCACCGGCAACGTGGCACTGGACGTGGCCCGGATCCTCGTATCGCCTCCCGAACTTCTCGCGACCACCGATATCGCCGACCGGGCGTTGGAGGTCTTGCGGCGCCAGAATGTGCGCGAGGTCGTGCTCCTTGGCCGCCGCGACCAGGCCGGCGCTGCCTACTCCGCGGCCGAATACCGAGCGCTGAACTCCATTCCAGGTGTCGACGTGGTGGTGGAGAACGATCCCGGCGTCATCTCCGACGACAGCGGGGTGGCCGACCCGACCGCTCGTCGCATCGTTTTCCGGTTTCACTCGGCTCCCGAGGAGATTCTCGGCGACTCCTGGGTGAGCGGCGTCCGGGTTCGTACCGGCGCCACCTCCCACGTCATCGCTGCCGACCTCGTGGTGCGATCCATCGGCTACCGCTCCACCCCGATCGCCGGCCTGCCGTTCGACCAGCAACGCGGCGTGTTCCCCAATGATGATGGCCGCCTTCTCGACACGAACGGCGACGTCATCCCGGGCAGCTACGTGCTCGGCTGGGCAAAACGTGGGCCCACCGGTGGCATCGGGGCCAACAAGGTGTGCGCCGAAGCGACGGTGGACGAGTTCTTGATCGACGCAGAAAAGGGCCTGCTGTCCGGTCGATCACACGGCCAGAAACACTTCGAGGCACTGCTGCGACAACGCGAGGCTCCGGTGATCGGCTACCGGGGCGTCCGAGCCATCGACCGCGCCGAACGGCGGCGAGGCGAAGAGCTCAACCGCCCACGGGTGAAGTTCACGTCTGTACCCGACATGGTGAAGGCTGCGGGGCGACGCAAGCGCTGA
- a CDS encoding diiron oxygenase: MSVNAAQAHHQSTHDNVVSMHDQGTDEVSKRLLASAARLSRNAMTEIDWDQPMDPDKYGCSPEWSPLYGTDYWDELTEPQRVALTRHEFASIMNIGIWFEMILQEMVIRDQYLGDYHDPEFQFALTEIADECRHSIMFAKASQKMVGKSYHPSKFVGWMGKVFMRTARSEIAYTGILVAEEILDVFQRGCMRDEKVLPFIRTVNEIHVLEESRHMKFAREEVRDAMKGVGWLRRQWSALVVSIAAAIIFTSMIRPRAYADAGLDAKRAVATRRSNEHFHSMVRSSCAHLMSFLDEAGLLTKPAARIYRKVHML, from the coding sequence ATGTCTGTGAACGCGGCGCAAGCGCACCACCAGTCGACCCACGACAACGTGGTGAGCATGCACGATCAGGGCACCGACGAGGTGTCCAAGCGTCTGCTCGCCTCGGCGGCTCGACTCTCGCGCAATGCGATGACCGAGATCGATTGGGACCAGCCGATGGACCCGGACAAATACGGATGCAGTCCCGAGTGGTCGCCGCTGTACGGCACCGACTACTGGGATGAGCTGACCGAACCGCAGCGTGTGGCACTGACCCGCCACGAGTTCGCGTCGATCATGAACATCGGTATCTGGTTCGAGATGATCCTGCAGGAGATGGTGATCCGGGATCAGTACCTGGGCGACTACCACGACCCGGAGTTCCAGTTCGCGCTCACCGAGATCGCCGATGAATGCCGGCACTCGATCATGTTCGCGAAGGCCTCGCAGAAGATGGTCGGCAAGTCCTACCACCCCTCCAAGTTCGTCGGATGGATGGGCAAGGTCTTCATGCGCACGGCGCGTTCCGAGATCGCGTACACCGGAATCCTGGTGGCCGAAGAGATCCTCGACGTCTTCCAGCGCGGCTGCATGCGTGATGAGAAGGTGCTTCCGTTCATCCGCACCGTCAACGAGATCCACGTCCTCGAAGAGTCGCGGCACATGAAGTTCGCGCGCGAAGAGGTCCGGGATGCGATGAAGGGTGTCGGCTGGTTGCGCCGGCAGTGGAGCGCACTGGTGGTGTCCATCGCCGCCGCGATCATCTTCACGAGCATGATCCGTCCGCGGGCGTACGCCGACGCCGGTCTCGACGCCAAGCGGGCTGTTGCCACCCGCCGATCCAACGAACACTTCCATTCGATGGTCCGAAGCAGCTGCGCACACCTGATGAGCTTCCTCGACGAAGCGGGTCTGCTCACCAAACCCGCGGCCCGCATCTATCGCAAAGTCCACATGCTCTGA
- a CDS encoding PaaI family thioesterase has translation MTGLEVLRWIKSADLQDVPSIGRLLGMKFTEVDPGKVTMVLTTAPDFANPLGSVHGGIAATLLDSVMGCAVHTTLPAGVGYTTLELGVNYIRSVSTQGRTLTATGEIIHVGKTVATAQGKVHDDEGRLVAHATTTCLILNPRKAAEAAGSAVVATVGAPDGPS, from the coding sequence ATGACCGGATTGGAAGTCCTGCGGTGGATCAAATCCGCTGACTTGCAAGATGTTCCATCGATCGGGCGGCTGCTGGGCATGAAGTTCACCGAAGTGGATCCGGGCAAGGTTACGATGGTGCTCACCACCGCGCCTGACTTCGCCAATCCACTCGGGAGTGTGCATGGGGGTATCGCGGCGACCCTGCTCGACTCGGTGATGGGTTGTGCCGTGCACACAACTCTGCCGGCGGGGGTCGGGTACACAACCCTGGAATTGGGCGTGAATTACATTCGCTCGGTGTCGACGCAGGGCCGCACGCTGACAGCGACCGGCGAGATCATCCACGTGGGCAAAACCGTTGCGACAGCTCAGGGAAAGGTGCACGACGACGAAGGGCGCCTGGTCGCGCACGCGACCACAACATGTCTGATCCTCAACCCGCGGAAGGCCGCAGAAGCGGCAGGATCAGCCGTGGTTGCCACTGTCGGCGCGCCTGACGGGCCGTCCTGA